The following DNA comes from Phytohabitans rumicis.
CGAAGCCGGCTACCGCGGGCTCGTCGCCGTGGAGTTGCCCCGGCACTCCCACGCCGCCCCGTCGGTGGCCGCCGAGTCGATTGAGTTTCTGCGGAAGGCTCAACCATGACCGTTGAGGCGTTGCGAGTGGCCGCACCCCGGGATGGGTGGCTGGGGGAGGCGCTGGAGCGCGTCGCGGCCGACCCGGACGCGATCGCGCGGCTCTTTCCCGCGGCCGGGCGCCGGTGCGGGCGGGCGCCGCTGCCGGAAGCGCCCGGCTGGACGGCGGACGAGGCGGCGCGGGCGCTGCTGCTCGCCGCGCTGCCCGCCGACCATGCCGTCGCGCAGGCCGAGGCCGCCTACCGGTACGGCGACGCGGCCGAGAAGCGGGCCGTGCTCAAGGCGTTGCCGCTCCTGCCCATCGGCGACGCGGCCGTCCTGCTGCTGCACGACGCCATCCGCACCAACGACACCCGGCTGGTGAGCGCCGCGCTCGGCCCGTACGCCCGGCACCTCGACGCCGCCGCCTGGCGGCAGGCCGTGCTCAAGTGCGTCTTCA
Coding sequences within:
- a CDS encoding EboA domain-containing protein, giving the protein MTVEALRVAAPRDGWLGEALERVAADPDAIARLFPAAGRRCGRAPLPEAPGWTADEAARALLLAALPADHAVAQAEAAYRYGDAAEKRAVLKALPLLPIGDAAVLLLHDAIRTNDTRLVSAALGPYARHLDAAAWRQAVLKCVFMGVPLATVDRLDERADAELATMLAGLADERYAAGRDMPPDAVALLDRLLSRREQGA